ATCTTTTCCATATGCTACTAGCTTATTCGATTCTGAATCAATAATTGCAACTGACTCAGAATTTCGCCAAAACTGATAATTGCCAATTTGCGAAATAGTATAATCAACATGATTATTTAATGAAGTATTTGTTAAATCTAATGCTATTTGTACAATTTCTTCTTGTTTATTTTTTAATTCATTATCTCGATCGCTTTTTTTATTAAAATCGATTGTATTAATATTAACAAGCGCTTCTTTTTGATTATTAAGTATGCTTTGCAATCTAGAATATTCTTTGTTCATTTCTATCGCTATATTTTTATAAACTGCAATATTCATTGTTTTGTTATGTTAAAATCAATTATTTTAAAAATTTCTAAATTTTCAGTTCTATTAATAATTTCAATGCCAGAAATTATGAATAGTCCACATTCATTATCAAATCGCCAATCTATAATTTCTGGTTGCTTAATAAAGTTAGTCTTGTTTGTAAGAATTTGTTCGTCGTCGTCAATATTTAATGTCGCACATAATAAATTATTCAATCTAATTTCTATTTTTTGGGGAATAAAATTAGGAGGAAATGGATATTTTTTTTCTTCAATAGTTAAAAAACTTATTAATTTAATATCATTGATTATAAGCTTTTTAACTTTTTCAGATATTTTTAAACTTTCAATATTCATTAGCTTATTCCATAAAGTCAAACTCTGATGTATTTATATTAAAATTAGGAGAAATTGGTACTTCTGGCATAGGAAACATTCTATAGCTTTCTTCTTTTCTATCGGTCAATATCCGTTCGCCAATTATCTGTTGATTGGATCTATACTGTTTTTCTCGTTTTATGAGGCAGGATTCAATATTGTTATGCCACATAAAAGCAGTTTCATTTTGCATTTTGATATATTCTTGGGAAACATGAAGTCGATCGATATCTATAGGGATAAAAGCCTCTTTTTTATTTTGAGAATTTTCGTTTTTATATATACAGCTAAAAGGTTTCATTTTTAAAATGTTAGAAGGCGATCTAAGTTCTTCTAACTCGTAATGGGTAGAAATGGTTTTGCTTTTTTGCCCTCCATAATTGATTGTTTTAGATTCGTTAACAATTTTTACTTCTCTTTTACCCATAGTATCTGACCATTTTTTTGCTGTTTCTTCGCTTTGTGGGTTAAACCAAAAACGAGTTTTGATGCCAGCATTAAGCTTGCCAGCCATGTTACTGTTGTAAGTTTCGAGTATTTGGGGATCTGATTGATAGCCATAAATCATGACTAATCCTTTCGATCTATGTCTGGCAGGCCAATCTATTGATTGGATTGATTTTATAGTTGGATATTCATCTACACAAAAAACCAGCGGAATTTTTCTAGATTTACGAAAATTGCGATTTATAACTAACTCAATTTTCGCTGAATTCATTGGACTTAAAATTTCTTGTCGCTCTTCATCGCTTTGAAAAATTAGAAGCTCTTTACTGCCCAAATCTAATGAAACATTTGTCTTGCCTACAAAGCATGATACTAAGTCTGGCCTGACAAATTTTGATATTATGTTTTGCGCTCCAGCCAGAATACCAGCAGCAGTTGTATTATCGTTCTTGTTCAAAGCTACGGACAAATAAGGGCTAAACCCTTGTTCGTGCCAAGCTGACAATCGATCTTGTTCGATTGCATAGGCTAATCTTTGTCCCAAGTCGGGCATTTGAATTATAGCTGCTGCCATTGCCAGGTCGGGAAATTTTGACCCCTTTGCTACTAAAATAGCAGTCACTAATAATGCTTGCGAAGCGCTATCAAAAAATTTATTGCTAGTAGCGTTTGCTTCTCTTGATTCATAGGTTCTTACAAGTGTTTGACACATAGTAAAATCCAAATCATTTTTTAAAAAATCCAGATCGTTTATGATGCACGTATAGTCCTTCCCAGGAGCAAAGATACGGATTTTGTATCCGTGCCGAGCAGCATACCCTCCGATAAATGGTGTTTGTCCATCCTTACGTTCTGAGGGATCGTCATCATCATTCGGATTGCCATACTTATAATCATATAAAAGAATCGGATAGCTTTGATCGATGGCTGAAACAAGCAATCGATCGATAACGCTAAAGGTTTTGCCCATTCCAGGCGCACCAACTACTTGAATGCCAGGATTAGCGTGCGGTACAAATAAGGCTGGTGGACGACCGAGAAACAATAAGTAAAACCAAATGACTAGAGGATTTAATTGCCAATCTTTAAAAGAGCCACAGTACAGACAAACATGCTTGACATTTTGTGCTTTTAGTTGTTTTGCCGCCGTCCTAATTAGTCGGTATTTAGTCCAATTTTCAGCGAAGTGAGCAACTGACCGTTCGCTCTTACTTTTTTTACTTTGCGTTACAGCAAATAGCTGTAATAACAATGCCATTGCGATCAGAATTAACATGTCGGGCTGGGATAATATCTCCAGGAGTCCGCTATCATTAAGTATTTCAATAAAAGTTTCCATTTGGCTCTAATGGTAGTAATCTTCTTTTGGCATCTTCTTGCTGGCCCAGAGTGCCAAGCTTCTGGACGACACTAAGAGGTATTCCTGTTTTTTCTAAAGCTTCTGTGGTTGATATCCCGTTCATTGTTTGAGCGATATATTCTTCAATCGCTACAGCTAAGGGTTCATTGCGTTTAATACGATCTTGCGCGATACTTGTATCTAGTCCCAGTTTGATATCTTCGGGGGTTGCATCTCCAAATTTAGTTTTAACCGTGTTAACTACTTCAGGCTCTGGTTTCGGTTTGGGTTGAGGAATCGGTTCGGGTTGAGCAGCTTCGATAAAAATTCGGTCGCGATCGCTATCATTATTATTGAGAATAAATTCATATTCTTGTCTGTTACCTTCTCCATCAACGGTTTCAACAAATAAATTAGGATATTCATTTGTCGTAGTACCTTCTAAATCTAGGGTCTGTATTTGTCTGACATATAGAGATCGAGCTTGTCCTGTTTCAATCGGAGCATTTGGGGTATAAATATTTTTTGATTGATCTGACAGCAGGACAAAATCAATAATCTCATTGTTTTTAAATACAATCGGTGTACTCTTCCCTGGAACTACACCCGCCGTAATTGGTTCTTGCTGTGCCTTTATATCCTCCACAGTAATATTTTCAGCCATAGCAGGTATTATGTTTGCCACAAGACTAAAAACGGCAATCGTTAGACTGTACTTTATTTTCATTGTTTACCGATTAATCTCCAAAAATGAATTAACAAAAATAGTGACTTGCTCACCAGCTTCAAGGTGATAGATTGGCACCTTTGCCAATTCTCTTTCTACGATTTGCTCCGATCTTTCATCCAATCTTTCCTTACTCGCAGTAAAAACGCCTTCAGCAGCACCATTGAGTAAAGAAGAATTGCGATCGCTACTGGTACGAATAACGAAATCGTCTGAAATTGTTGTATTCTCGTCAGGTTGATTCAACTCTTCAAAACCTTTTGCGCCAGCCGCCATCAATCCGATCAAAACATCCTGACCTAAAACAGCACCGCCAGGATCGGTAGTCTGCTCGGAGACTAAAGGGCCATTATTTTCTCCCCTGATTACAATTGCTCCAGGAGGGAGCAATTCTTGCTTTAAAATACCCTGGGAATCTTCATAAGAAACCGCCACCGCATTTAGATAAGTTAAGCCACTGGTATTAACAGATGTTACTTCAACAATTAAGCTTGAATTAGCTTCAAGAGCGATTGAGCCATCACTAGCTAATAGAGGTTCGGTCAAACTAATTACGCCCCTGGATTGCCCAGGATCGATCCCCTCACTCCAAATAATTGAACTTGAAACTTCTCCTGATAAAGTCGTGCCTAATGGGACTTGTTTACTATTGTTAGTTGCAGTAGCGTTAGAATCAGCAATTGATTCTGATGTAATCTGAGATTTCTGACTATTGGGAGGATCTTTATCTACTGGGACATTACTTATTAGTTCAACTTGATTATCTTTGGGAAGAACAGGTAATATTTCGCCCGCTCGTTCCTCACTGTTTTGAGGAACGAGCGGGCGTTGAATAATATTATCAATATTTTTAACACTTGCTAGCTCGACAGATGAAGTAACACCCATTGATGCAAGTTGTTTTAACCTATCTTCTTTATCAAACTGCTTTCTTTTTTTTTCTAGATAAGTGTCTGCTGGTTTGTCTTCAAAAAGCAGTTTAGTCACTGCTGGACTATCTAAAGCAAATTGTTTTGGTTGATTTTCGGTTTGTTCGGTTTCAATTGTATTTTTTCCAATGGAAACACTAGCTACTTTAGTTCCTTCTTCCTTTGTAATTATATTGTTTAAATTAAAATTATCTTTTTCACTGGGCTTAATGGCAGTATTATCATTATCAGTTTTTTCAACCTTAAGTGTACTTACTTCCCGAACGCTTCTAGGCTGTTTAGGTTCGACTGTAGAAGTATAGTTAGAAACACTTTGACTGCCAGAATCAATAGCATTTGTGGCGACTAAATCACCATTATTTAAATTAGATATAGCTGCTTCGCGATTGCCTACAGCAGAACCTAAATCGGCTAATTTAGCCCATTGTTCCAAAGGGTCAACTTCAATTTCTTCAACCTTTTCAACTTCTGCTTGCACTGGTGCTGGTTGAGTAGTAACAGGCTGTGCTGTTGGCTGTGCTGTTGGCTTTGGTAAAGGTTTTTCTACCACTAGCTTCGGCTTAACCTTTTTAAAATCGCCATCTTGGTCGCTTAGGGCAACTTCAGCCTTCAAGCTATCTTCGCGAACGATTTTTGCCTGGGCTGATGAATATGGTTTTTCAGTCGGTTTGTTTTGAGATACAGATCCACCGCCTGATATTTTCCCATATAGAGAAAATACTAAGA
This Pleurocapsa minor HA4230-MV1 DNA region includes the following protein-coding sequences:
- a CDS encoding type IV secretion system DNA-binding domain-containing protein — protein: METFIEILNDSGLLEILSQPDMLILIAMALLLQLFAVTQSKKSKSERSVAHFAENWTKYRLIRTAAKQLKAQNVKHVCLYCGSFKDWQLNPLVIWFYLLFLGRPPALFVPHANPGIQVVGAPGMGKTFSVIDRLLVSAIDQSYPILLYDYKYGNPNDDDDPSERKDGQTPFIGGYAARHGYKIRIFAPGKDYTCIINDLDFLKNDLDFTMCQTLVRTYESREANATSNKFFDSASQALLVTAILVAKGSKFPDLAMAAAIIQMPDLGQRLAYAIEQDRLSAWHEQGFSPYLSVALNKNDNTTAAGILAGAQNIISKFVRPDLVSCFVGKTNVSLDLGSKELLIFQSDEERQEILSPMNSAKIELVINRNFRKSRKIPLVFCVDEYPTIKSIQSIDWPARHRSKGLVMIYGYQSDPQILETYNSNMAGKLNAGIKTRFWFNPQSEETAKKWSDTMGKREVKIVNESKTINYGGQKSKTISTHYELEELRSPSNILKMKPFSCIYKNENSQNKKEAFIPIDIDRLHVSQEYIKMQNETAFMWHNNIESCLIKREKQYRSNQQIIGERILTDRKEESYRMFPMPEVPISPNFNINTSEFDFME